One segment of Agrococcus sp. ProA11 DNA contains the following:
- a CDS encoding site-specific integrase, giving the protein MTDARAWLAARQAELASGQWQAHAARRPTPAKPATDTLDAYGRTWIETRTNRNGEPLRDRTRVEYLRLLDTALAPLAPQRMSAITPESVRAWYAGLVKSGRKTLAARAYSLLKSMMSTAVTDGRLTANPCIIRGAQNSSTGRKVEPPTATELAAITEAMPDRLRAAVLLAAWVGARYGELTELRRKDVRTVDDAAGHLTLINIERAVTQVTGEGYSVGQPKSAAGVRVVPVPPHIAPALEAHMREHVDPSPDALLFPATDGISHLPQSSLVKHFYPARKAAGRPDMPWHALRHFGATRAALAGATLKELQARLGHSTVSAAMRYQHTAGRDFELARRMAALDSSGAQ; this is encoded by the coding sequence GTGACCGACGCGAGAGCCTGGCTTGCGGCCCGACAGGCGGAGTTGGCATCCGGTCAATGGCAGGCTCACGCAGCCCGCAGACCGACCCCAGCGAAGCCCGCGACCGACACGCTCGACGCCTACGGACGCACTTGGATCGAGACCCGCACGAACCGCAACGGCGAACCCCTCCGCGACCGGACTCGAGTGGAGTATCTGCGCCTGCTCGACACTGCCCTTGCGCCCCTGGCTCCGCAGCGCATGTCAGCGATCACGCCCGAGTCGGTTCGCGCTTGGTACGCGGGACTTGTGAAGTCGGGCCGCAAGACGCTCGCAGCGCGCGCCTACTCATTGCTCAAGTCGATGATGTCCACTGCGGTGACAGATGGGCGACTGACCGCGAACCCATGCATCATTCGGGGCGCTCAGAACTCGAGCACTGGCCGCAAGGTCGAACCCCCCACCGCGACGGAGCTTGCCGCGATCACGGAAGCGATGCCCGACCGGCTGAGGGCCGCGGTGCTCCTAGCCGCGTGGGTAGGGGCACGGTACGGGGAACTCACGGAACTACGCCGCAAGGATGTGCGCACCGTGGACGATGCCGCCGGTCACCTCACTCTCATCAACATCGAACGTGCTGTCACTCAGGTCACTGGTGAGGGTTACAGCGTGGGGCAGCCCAAGAGCGCAGCCGGCGTGCGAGTCGTGCCTGTGCCGCCGCACATTGCACCTGCCCTCGAGGCGCACATGCGAGAGCACGTCGACCCCTCCCCTGACGCTCTGCTGTTCCCTGCTACTGACGGCATCAGCCACCTCCCGCAGTCTTCGCTCGTCAAGCACTTCTACCCTGCGCGCAAGGCGGCTGGACGGCCCGATATGCCCTGGCACGCACTGCGCCACTTCGGGGCGACGAGAGCGGCGCTCGCGGGCGCAACGCTGAAGGAACTGCAGGCACGGCTCGGGCACTCGACTGTCTCGGCTGCGATGCGTTACCAGCACACCGCTGGCCGCGACTTCGAGCTCGCGCGAAGGATGGCCGCGCTGGATAGCAGCGGCGCTCAATAG
- a CDS encoding SDR family oxidoreductase, whose translation MDLQLTDHVILVVGGTGLIGSAVAATARAEGATVITAARGEGADVRMDGGDDGSVASAIARVLEQHDRIDALVVAAAPAAQTLDPARASDPEQVGRAIDDKALTFLRIANAVIPHMREAGSGRIVGLSGQNALMTGNITGAVRNAALIIAAESLADELAGTGVSVNVVNPGPVTESATREVAPGKPGESTPQQVADLVVMLLSPRLAVSSESIASGHRIRGAVIL comes from the coding sequence ATGGATCTGCAGCTGACCGATCACGTCATCCTGGTCGTGGGTGGCACCGGCCTCATCGGCAGCGCCGTCGCCGCCACCGCCCGCGCAGAGGGCGCGACCGTCATCACGGCGGCGCGCGGCGAGGGCGCCGACGTGCGGATGGACGGTGGCGACGACGGCTCCGTCGCATCGGCGATCGCTCGCGTGCTCGAGCAGCACGACCGCATCGACGCGCTCGTGGTCGCCGCGGCTCCCGCGGCCCAGACCCTGGATCCGGCGCGCGCGAGCGACCCCGAGCAGGTCGGGCGGGCGATCGACGACAAGGCGCTGACCTTCCTGCGCATCGCCAATGCCGTCATCCCCCACATGCGGGAGGCCGGCTCCGGCCGCATCGTGGGGCTGAGCGGTCAGAACGCGCTCATGACCGGCAACATCACCGGCGCGGTGCGCAATGCGGCGCTCATCATCGCGGCGGAGAGCCTCGCGGATGAGCTCGCCGGCACCGGGGTCAGCGTCAACGTCGTCAACCCCGGCCCCGTCACCGAATCCGCCACCCGTGAGGTCGCGCCCGGCAAGCCCGGCGAATCGACCCCGCAGCAGGTCGCCGATCTGGTCGTCATGCTGCTCTCGCCCAGGCTCGCGGTCTCGAGCGAGTCGATCGCCAGCGGCCACCGCATCCGCGGCGCCGTCATCCTCTAG
- the pdxS gene encoding pyridoxal 5'-phosphate synthase lyase subunit PdxS → MTESTTGSARVKRGLAEMLKGGVIMDVVTPEQARIAEDAGAVAVMALERVPADIRAQGGVARMSDPDLIDAIKAEVSIPVMAKARIGHFVEAQVLEALEVDYIDESEVLSPADYVNHIDKWPFTVPFVCGATNLGEALRRITEGAAMIRSKGEAGTGDVSEATKHIRTIKGEIRRLQTLSKDELYVAAKELQAPYELVAEVAERGALPVVLFTAGGVATPADAALMMQLGADGVFVGSGIFKSGEPERRAAAIVKATAAFEDPKAIADASRGLGEAMVGINVADLAAPHRLAERGW, encoded by the coding sequence ATGACTGAATCCACCACCGGCTCCGCACGCGTCAAGCGGGGTCTCGCCGAGATGCTGAAGGGCGGCGTCATCATGGATGTCGTCACGCCCGAGCAGGCGCGCATCGCCGAGGACGCCGGGGCGGTCGCCGTGATGGCGCTTGAGCGCGTGCCGGCCGACATCCGCGCGCAGGGCGGCGTCGCCCGCATGTCCGACCCGGATCTGATCGACGCGATCAAGGCCGAGGTCTCCATCCCCGTCATGGCCAAGGCGCGCATCGGCCACTTCGTCGAGGCGCAGGTGCTCGAGGCGCTCGAGGTCGACTACATCGACGAGTCCGAGGTGCTGAGCCCGGCCGACTACGTCAACCACATCGACAAGTGGCCCTTCACGGTGCCGTTCGTCTGCGGTGCGACGAACCTGGGTGAGGCGCTCCGCCGCATCACCGAGGGCGCGGCCATGATCCGCTCGAAGGGCGAGGCCGGCACCGGCGACGTCTCCGAGGCCACCAAGCACATCCGCACGATCAAGGGCGAGATCCGTCGGCTGCAGACGCTGTCGAAGGACGAGCTGTACGTGGCCGCCAAGGAGCTGCAGGCGCCCTACGAGCTCGTCGCCGAGGTGGCGGAGCGCGGCGCCCTGCCCGTGGTGCTCTTCACCGCCGGCGGCGTCGCGACGCCCGCCGACGCGGCACTCATGATGCAGCTGGGCGCCGACGGCGTGTTCGTCGGCTCCGGCATCTTCAAGTCGGGCGAGCCCGAGCGCCGCGCGGCGGCGATCGTCAAGGCGACCGCGGCATTCGAGGACCCGAAGGCGATCGCTGATGCCTCCAGAGGCCTCGGCGAGGCGATGGTCGGCATCAACGTGGCCGACCTCGCCGCGCCGCACCGGCTCGCAGAGCGCGGCTGGTAG
- a CDS encoding terminase — protein sequence MNGMRTPVGLDAQGRKLWKAVTDEFELPEHEAAQLEEACRMRDTITSLRKQVEKDGQMLASPQGKRLHPAIAEIRQQRLALARMLATLKVPGLEEDGLPASRGVRGVYQP from the coding sequence ATGAACGGAATGCGCACCCCTGTAGGGCTGGATGCCCAGGGTCGGAAGCTGTGGAAAGCCGTCACAGACGAGTTTGAACTACCCGAACACGAGGCCGCGCAACTCGAGGAAGCGTGCCGGATGCGGGACACGATCACGTCGCTTCGGAAGCAGGTGGAGAAGGACGGGCAGATGCTCGCGTCTCCTCAGGGGAAGCGTCTGCATCCGGCTATCGCGGAGATCCGTCAGCAGCGACTGGCGCTCGCTCGAATGCTCGCCACGCTGAAGGTGCCTGGGCTCGAGGAGGACGGCCTGCCGGCCTCGCGTGGCGTCCGTGGCGTGTACCAGCCATGA
- a CDS encoding ammonium transporter, whose amino-acid sequence MDAGSMSFGVIATALVLFMTPGLAFFYGGLVRSKSVISMMMMSFGAIGLVGTLWILYGYSMSAVDSPFAFSGNPFADIGLAAMAAGESANTDLIGVAFGSTFAIITIALISGSIADRAKFGAWMLFAGAFATLGYFPIAAWVWGGGWVFSLGDLLGLPAVIDYAGGTAVHINAGAAALALTFVLGKRIGFSKGAHKPHNVPFVILGASILWFGWFGFNVGAEWLNGLENAGLIALNTIGATAASICAWLLVEKLKDGKPTSVGAASGAVAGLVAITPACANVTPGWALLLGALSGALCALAIELKYRFGYDDSLDVVGIHLVGGMLGTVYLGFFATGTGLFLGGGIGQLVVQLIASLGVMVFAFVVAFLIGLAIEKTIGFRLTSEDELAGVDQIVHGEEAYEYELERA is encoded by the coding sequence ATCGATGCAGGCAGCATGTCGTTCGGCGTCATCGCCACGGCACTCGTGCTGTTCATGACGCCAGGACTCGCCTTCTTCTACGGCGGGCTGGTCCGCTCGAAGAGCGTGATCAGCATGATGATGATGTCCTTCGGCGCCATCGGTCTGGTCGGCACGCTCTGGATCCTGTACGGCTACAGCATGTCGGCCGTCGACTCGCCCTTCGCGTTCTCCGGCAACCCGTTCGCCGACATCGGCCTCGCGGCCATGGCAGCGGGCGAGAGCGCCAACACCGACCTCATCGGCGTCGCCTTCGGCTCGACCTTCGCGATCATCACGATCGCGCTCATCTCCGGCTCCATCGCTGACCGCGCGAAGTTCGGCGCCTGGATGCTGTTCGCCGGCGCCTTCGCCACGCTCGGCTACTTCCCGATCGCGGCCTGGGTGTGGGGCGGCGGCTGGGTCTTCTCGCTCGGTGACCTGCTCGGCCTGCCCGCCGTGATCGACTACGCGGGCGGCACCGCCGTGCACATCAACGCGGGCGCCGCGGCGCTGGCGCTGACGTTCGTGCTGGGCAAGCGGATCGGCTTCAGCAAGGGCGCGCACAAGCCCCACAACGTGCCGTTCGTCATCCTCGGCGCGAGCATCCTGTGGTTCGGCTGGTTCGGCTTCAACGTCGGAGCCGAGTGGCTGAACGGCCTCGAGAACGCCGGACTCATCGCGCTGAACACCATCGGCGCCACCGCCGCCTCGATCTGCGCCTGGCTGCTGGTCGAGAAGCTCAAGGACGGCAAGCCCACGTCGGTCGGCGCCGCGTCGGGTGCCGTCGCCGGTCTCGTCGCGATCACGCCGGCCTGCGCGAACGTGACGCCCGGGTGGGCGCTGCTGCTGGGAGCGCTCTCCGGTGCGCTGTGCGCACTCGCGATCGAGCTGAAGTACCGCTTCGGCTACGACGACTCGCTCGACGTGGTCGGCATCCACCTGGTCGGCGGCATGCTCGGCACCGTCTACCTCGGCTTCTTCGCCACCGGCACGGGCCTCTTCCTCGGCGGCGGCATCGGCCAGCTGGTCGTGCAGCTGATCGCATCGCTCGGCGTGATGGTGTTCGCGTTCGTCGTCGCCTTCCTGATCGGCCTCGCGATCGAGAAGACGATCGGCTTCCGCCTCACGAGCGAGGACGAGCTCGCGGGCGTCGACCAGATCGTGCACGGCGAAGAGGCGTACGAGTACGAGCTCGAGCGCGCCTGA
- a CDS encoding HIT domain-containing protein produces the protein MSSELAGVPDHFQRLWTPYRMVYIQQGQMPDEHACPFCRAPELRDDQGLIVARGETCFVLLNLYPYNTGHMMVCPYRHVGMYDQATTDEVAEMAVLTQTAMRVLSQVTRCQGFNIGMNQGRIAGAGIADHLHQHIVPRWSLDSNFFPIIAKTKALPILLEDMRQDIQAAWPA, from the coding sequence ATGTCGAGCGAGCTGGCGGGGGTGCCCGACCACTTCCAGCGCCTCTGGACGCCCTACCGGATGGTCTACATCCAGCAGGGTCAGATGCCCGACGAGCACGCCTGCCCCTTCTGCCGCGCGCCCGAGCTGCGCGACGACCAGGGGCTCATCGTCGCGCGCGGCGAGACGTGCTTCGTGCTGCTGAACCTCTACCCGTACAACACCGGCCACATGATGGTCTGCCCTTACCGCCACGTGGGCATGTACGACCAGGCCACCACCGACGAGGTCGCCGAGATGGCCGTGCTCACGCAGACCGCCATGCGCGTGCTGTCGCAGGTGACGCGCTGCCAGGGCTTCAACATCGGCATGAACCAGGGCCGCATCGCCGGCGCCGGCATCGCCGACCACCTCCACCAGCACATCGTTCCGCGATGGAGCCTGGACTCGAACTTCTTCCCGATCATCGCGAAGACGAAGGCGCTGCCCATCCTGCTGGAGGACATGCGCCAGGACATCCAAGCCGCTTGGCCAGCCTGA
- a CDS encoding GNAT family N-acetyltransferase — MPTPSRVRIAVHDDRAALMEFVCTQPAKQSFGVPHPRPWELVTQSAFRELRPPMRDGSQLYVLEEDGVIAGLCRTRPTDDGAVLIASIAVSHFARCEGRGAALLGEVLDEIQATRPGVDVIARIHSRNEPSRKLFRAFGFEYVEPFEGGGSLDVFGLVGPDVEEQDSTNGPSTRGW; from the coding sequence GTGCCCACGCCTAGCAGAGTCCGCATAGCGGTCCACGACGACCGCGCGGCTTTGATGGAGTTCGTTTGCACACAGCCTGCAAAGCAGAGTTTCGGTGTGCCGCACCCACGACCGTGGGAGTTGGTTACCCAGTCAGCGTTCAGAGAGTTGCGCCCGCCAATGCGGGATGGCTCGCAACTGTACGTCCTCGAGGAAGATGGCGTAATCGCAGGGTTGTGCAGAACCCGCCCGACTGACGACGGCGCTGTGCTCATTGCCAGCATCGCGGTGTCACACTTCGCGCGTTGCGAAGGGCGCGGTGCTGCTTTGCTCGGCGAGGTACTCGACGAGATCCAAGCGACGCGCCCTGGGGTAGACGTCATCGCTCGCATCCACTCGCGCAACGAGCCCAGCCGAAAATTGTTCCGCGCCTTCGGCTTCGAGTACGTGGAGCCCTTCGAAGGCGGCGGTTCACTCGACGTGTTCGGCCTCGTCGGGCCAGATGTTGAAGAGCAAGACAGCACGAACGGGCCAAGCACGCGCGGCTGGTAG
- a CDS encoding DMT family transporter — MTALGRVPWQAMWISLAVIWGSSFLLMKVGLEALHPMQIATLRIGIAAVTLVLLAVATRARLPKDLTTWGLLAVCSLFLTALPFTAFVVAETRVSSAAAGLGNAITPVATVLFALLLLPSDRLTTRKLLAVLLGLAGVVLIAQPWTTESGPDLVGFGIAVLGGASYGVGWTLNRRLLAHREVPGLAHPTALMILGFPMALLALLGWSAVEGWSPVGVHGDADALPLALSAVIALGSIGTGIAYILQFEVVRAVGPTVSATVTYLIPVVAVTLGVVVLGEQLGLWQVVGAAVVIGAGILVGQRPKPKLAAPA; from the coding sequence ATGACGGCCCTCGGTCGCGTCCCGTGGCAGGCCATGTGGATCTCGCTCGCCGTCATCTGGGGCTCCTCGTTCCTGCTCATGAAGGTCGGCCTCGAGGCGCTGCACCCGATGCAGATCGCGACGCTGCGCATCGGCATCGCCGCCGTCACCCTCGTGCTGCTCGCGGTCGCGACGCGGGCGAGGCTGCCGAAGGATCTGACCACCTGGGGGCTGCTCGCCGTGTGCTCGCTGTTCCTGACCGCGCTGCCGTTCACGGCGTTCGTGGTCGCCGAGACGCGCGTGTCCTCCGCCGCGGCCGGGCTCGGCAACGCCATCACGCCCGTCGCGACCGTGCTGTTCGCGCTCCTGCTGCTGCCCAGCGACCGTCTCACCACGCGCAAGCTGCTGGCCGTGCTGCTCGGGCTCGCGGGTGTCGTGCTCATCGCCCAGCCCTGGACGACCGAGTCGGGGCCCGACCTCGTCGGCTTCGGCATCGCGGTGCTGGGCGGCGCCTCCTACGGGGTGGGCTGGACGCTCAACCGGCGCCTGCTCGCGCACCGCGAGGTGCCCGGTCTCGCGCATCCGACCGCGCTCATGATCCTGGGCTTCCCGATGGCGCTGCTCGCGCTGCTCGGCTGGAGCGCCGTCGAGGGATGGTCGCCGGTCGGCGTGCACGGCGATGCGGATGCGCTGCCGCTGGCGCTGTCGGCGGTGATCGCCCTCGGCTCGATCGGCACGGGGATCGCCTACATCCTGCAGTTCGAGGTCGTGCGCGCCGTCGGCCCGACGGTCTCCGCCACGGTCACCTACCTGATCCCCGTGGTCGCGGTCACGCTCGGCGTCGTGGTGCTGGGGGAGCAGCTCGGGCTCTGGCAGGTGGTGGGCGCCGCGGTCGTCATCGGCGCGGGCATCCTCGTGGGGCAGCGGCCCAAGCCGAAGCTGGCCGCGCCCGCCTGA
- the thrS gene encoding threonine--tRNA ligase, with protein MRVDGELQDLAREVTETQTVEPVTIDSPDGLDILRHSAAHVLAQAVQRVNPEAKLGIGPPIQDGFYYDFDLSEPFSSDDMKSLEKEMQRIVKAGQRFVRRAVTDDEARTELADEPYKLELIGLKGGAASAAEGASVEVGAGELTIYDNVDPKTGEVQWKDLCRGPHLPSTRQIGNGFALTRVAGAYWRGKTDRPQLQRIYGTAWPTKDELRAHQERLEEAAKRDHRKLGRELDLFSFPEEIGSGLSVWHPRGAIARGEMEQHARKRHIEQGYSYVYTPHITKQDLFATSGHLETYADGIWPPIHMDEERDEAGNVTKQGVDYYLKPMNCPMHILVYKDRSRSYRDLPLRLAENGTVYRNELSGALHGLTRVRGFTQDDAHLFVTPEQLEEETTKVLEFVLSLLGDFGLTDFRLELSMRDDEKGKWIGDEAIWETATDALRRVAKSSGLEVVEEPGEAAFYGPKIDLKVTDAIGRSWQLSTVQLDFNLPERFDLEFTSSDGSKQRPIMIHRALFGSIERFFAILLEHYAGAFPVWLAPVQVVGVPVAEDFADYLEEIAGRLRAKGVRVEVDRSDERMQKKIRSHTLQKVPFQLIAGAKDQEAGSVSFRFRDGTQDNGVPVDEAIARILEAIETKAHV; from the coding sequence ATGCGCGTCGACGGCGAGCTGCAGGACCTCGCCCGCGAGGTGACCGAGACGCAGACGGTCGAGCCCGTCACGATCGACAGCCCGGACGGACTCGACATCCTCCGTCACTCCGCCGCGCACGTGCTCGCGCAGGCGGTGCAGCGCGTGAACCCCGAGGCGAAGCTCGGCATCGGCCCGCCCATCCAGGACGGCTTCTACTACGACTTCGACCTGAGCGAGCCGTTCTCCAGCGATGACATGAAGTCGCTCGAGAAGGAGATGCAGCGCATCGTCAAGGCGGGACAGCGCTTCGTGCGCCGGGCCGTGACCGACGACGAGGCGCGCACCGAGCTCGCGGACGAGCCGTACAAGCTCGAGCTCATCGGGCTGAAGGGCGGCGCGGCCAGTGCCGCGGAGGGCGCCTCGGTCGAGGTGGGGGCGGGCGAGCTCACCATCTACGACAACGTCGACCCGAAGACGGGCGAGGTGCAGTGGAAGGATCTCTGCCGCGGCCCGCACCTGCCCTCCACGCGGCAGATCGGCAACGGGTTCGCGCTCACGCGCGTTGCCGGGGCCTACTGGCGCGGCAAGACCGACCGGCCGCAGCTGCAGCGCATCTACGGCACCGCCTGGCCGACCAAGGACGAGCTGCGCGCCCACCAGGAGCGGTTGGAGGAGGCCGCGAAGCGCGACCACCGCAAGCTCGGTCGCGAGCTCGACCTGTTCTCGTTCCCGGAGGAGATCGGCTCCGGCCTCTCGGTCTGGCACCCGCGCGGCGCGATCGCCCGCGGCGAGATGGAGCAGCACGCCCGCAAGCGCCACATCGAGCAGGGCTACAGCTACGTCTACACCCCGCACATCACGAAGCAGGATCTCTTCGCGACCTCCGGTCACCTCGAGACCTATGCCGACGGCATCTGGCCGCCCATCCACATGGACGAGGAGCGCGACGAGGCGGGCAACGTCACCAAGCAGGGCGTCGACTACTACCTCAAGCCGATGAACTGCCCGATGCACATCCTCGTCTACAAGGATCGCTCTCGCAGCTACCGCGACCTGCCGCTGCGGCTGGCCGAGAACGGCACCGTCTACCGCAACGAGCTCTCCGGCGCGCTGCACGGCCTCACGCGTGTGCGCGGCTTCACGCAGGACGACGCCCACCTGTTCGTCACGCCCGAGCAGCTCGAGGAGGAGACCACCAAGGTCCTCGAGTTCGTGCTGTCGCTGCTGGGCGACTTCGGTCTCACCGACTTCCGTCTCGAGCTCTCGATGCGCGACGACGAGAAGGGGAAGTGGATCGGCGACGAGGCAATCTGGGAGACGGCGACGGATGCGCTGCGGCGCGTCGCCAAGAGCTCCGGGCTCGAGGTCGTGGAGGAGCCGGGCGAAGCGGCGTTCTACGGGCCGAAGATCGACCTCAAGGTCACCGACGCCATCGGTCGCTCGTGGCAGCTCTCGACCGTGCAGCTCGACTTCAACCTGCCGGAGCGCTTCGATCTGGAGTTCACCTCCTCGGACGGCTCGAAGCAGCGACCGATCATGATCCACCGCGCGCTGTTCGGCTCGATCGAGCGCTTCTTCGCCATCCTGCTCGAGCACTACGCGGGCGCCTTCCCGGTCTGGCTCGCGCCCGTGCAGGTCGTCGGCGTGCCCGTCGCCGAGGACTTCGCCGACTACCTGGAAGAGATCGCCGGCAGGCTGCGTGCCAAGGGCGTGCGCGTGGAGGTCGACCGCTCCGACGAGCGCATGCAGAAGAAGATCCGCAGCCACACGCTCCAGAAGGTGCCCTTCCAGCTCATCGCCGGCGCCAAGGACCAGGAGGCGGGCAGCGTCTCGTTCCGGTTCCGTGACGGCACGCAGGACAACGGCGTGCCCGTCGACGAGGCGATCGCGCGCATCCTGGAGGCCATCGAGACGAAGGCGCACGTGTGA
- the pdxT gene encoding pyridoxal 5'-phosphate synthase glutaminase subunit PdxT, with amino-acid sequence MADRRGVSRVGVLALQGDVREHVAVLASLGADVSLVRTPAQLAEVEGLVLPGGESSVIDKLARLFDLREPIVARIGSGMPVYGTCAGLIMLADRILDGLPTQLPFGGLDVDVRRNAFGSQVDSFEAELDVPVLGAPPVHATFIRAPAVERIGDGVQVLARVDDRVVAVEQGALLATAFHPEVDGEVRFHRRFLDHVTGRRA; translated from the coding sequence GTGGCGGACCGACGCGGCGTCAGCCGCGTCGGCGTCCTCGCGCTGCAGGGCGACGTGCGCGAGCACGTCGCCGTGCTCGCGTCGCTGGGCGCCGACGTGTCGCTCGTGCGCACGCCCGCCCAGCTCGCCGAGGTCGAGGGGCTCGTGCTCCCCGGTGGCGAGTCGAGCGTGATCGACAAGCTCGCCAGGCTCTTCGACCTGCGCGAGCCGATCGTGGCGCGCATCGGATCGGGCATGCCCGTCTACGGCACCTGCGCCGGCCTCATCATGCTCGCCGATCGGATCCTGGACGGCCTGCCGACGCAGCTGCCGTTCGGCGGTCTCGACGTCGATGTGCGACGCAACGCCTTCGGCAGCCAGGTCGATTCCTTCGAGGCCGAGCTGGACGTGCCGGTGCTGGGTGCCCCGCCCGTGCACGCGACCTTCATCCGCGCACCCGCGGTCGAGCGCATCGGCGACGGCGTGCAGGTGCTCGCGCGCGTCGACGACCGGGTGGTCGCGGTCGAGCAGGGCGCCCTGCTGGCGACCGCCTTCCACCCGGAGGTCGACGGCGAGGTGCGGTTCCACCGCCGGTTCCTCGACCACGTCACCGGCCGGCGAGCATGA
- a CDS encoding helix-turn-helix domain-containing protein: MNTTAETWPTIRNAAMQYGMSEKTIRRRISDGTLDARRFGPRLIRINPASLERWGQSLQYVGGAA; encoded by the coding sequence ATGAACACCACTGCCGAAACCTGGCCGACGATCCGAAACGCAGCCATGCAGTACGGAATGAGCGAAAAGACGATTAGGCGCCGCATCTCAGACGGAACACTCGACGCCCGACGCTTCGGGCCGCGACTCATCCGCATCAACCCAGCAAGCCTCGAACGCTGGGGTCAGTCGCTGCAGTACGTCGGTGGTGCCGCATGA
- a CDS encoding AAA family ATPase: protein MSTTLAHVPIERQKWAVRDQVPLGVITILAGTAGIAKSTILAWYVSGLTRGTLEGDYHGQPVNVAMIAGEDDLSKMLAPRLTVADANLSRVIAITGIRVQGEENRDWITSPTLAEDLAAIRDEIVSTGARVLIIDPIISLMHGDSHRLEDVRRNLDPLASMAAELEVAVICVMHFNKSAGQAGDKVSGSHGFRDIARSLMVLAVDDQTDNRILTIEKSNYSAVKPSLAFRVDSVDVPVGGGEFTTIGKAVCLGDSTLTVQDILNRDPRNLGDRSTAVLEFVDNAPGAVTAQDVEADEALSVPKGQGRVYLNRLADSGRISRATRGAFQSIRNAEVTHTPPVTSVTSVTNAAENDTHVTQVAMGVGVTRAVTDDPGYCTACGMTGKHTRSCKEMAA, encoded by the coding sequence ATGAGCACGACGCTCGCGCACGTTCCGATCGAGCGGCAGAAATGGGCAGTGCGGGATCAGGTGCCGCTGGGAGTCATCACGATCTTGGCCGGTACGGCGGGCATCGCGAAGTCGACGATTCTCGCTTGGTACGTATCCGGGCTGACGCGTGGAACCCTCGAGGGCGACTACCACGGGCAGCCTGTGAACGTCGCGATGATCGCGGGCGAGGACGACCTGTCGAAGATGCTCGCCCCTCGCCTCACGGTCGCAGACGCGAACCTCAGCAGGGTTATCGCGATTACCGGCATCAGAGTGCAAGGCGAAGAGAACCGAGACTGGATCACGTCACCGACGCTGGCCGAGGATCTAGCGGCGATCCGCGACGAGATCGTGTCAACGGGCGCGCGCGTGCTCATCATCGACCCAATCATCAGCCTCATGCATGGCGACAGCCACCGGCTCGAGGACGTGCGCAGGAACCTTGACCCGCTCGCATCTATGGCAGCGGAGCTTGAGGTAGCCGTCATTTGCGTTATGCACTTCAACAAAAGCGCAGGGCAGGCCGGCGACAAGGTATCGGGCTCCCACGGCTTCCGCGACATTGCGCGGTCGCTCATGGTGCTCGCGGTAGACGACCAAACCGATAACCGAATCCTCACGATCGAGAAGTCGAACTACTCCGCCGTAAAGCCATCATTGGCGTTCCGCGTGGACAGCGTCGACGTTCCCGTTGGCGGCGGCGAGTTCACCACGATTGGCAAGGCCGTGTGCCTGGGCGACTCGACACTGACCGTGCAGGACATCCTGAACCGTGACCCGCGCAACCTGGGCGACCGCTCGACCGCCGTGCTCGAGTTCGTCGACAATGCGCCAGGCGCGGTGACAGCTCAGGACGTGGAAGCGGATGAGGCACTGAGTGTGCCAAAGGGCCAGGGGCGCGTCTACCTCAACCGGCTCGCAGACAGTGGGCGCATCTCGAGAGCAACCCGAGGCGCGTTCCAATCCATCCGTAACGCCGAAGTAACGCACACACCCCCCGTTACGAGTGTTACGAGTGTCACGAACGCGGCGGAAAACGATACACACGTAACACAAGTAGCAATGGGTGTGGGCGTTACACGCGCCGTTACGGACGACCCCGGCTACTGCACCGCGTGCGGCATGACCGGTAAGCACACTCGCTCGTGCAAGGAGATGGCCGCATGA